A single region of the Phycisphaerae bacterium RAS1 genome encodes:
- a CDS encoding Flagellar hook-length control protein FliK codes for MVESHVAALAAGARREAAGAGFLPFLDGVAPSSRAAADERAARDEDEHRRQRRSDDERRAGAAAQALAPPTHSQIVGEQERTLAPGSRAAARLERNAQAALDRQEHGQAFQKALQDAAAQARDRQSAAGSATPSEAASGERDSTTIQKTNAPAAEQVAIAPRTGAVKSSANGEASPSVASAARPVAESMGGAPRPQPHQLNCATQATASPVAPISRPPVDATVVAPLPSGSPVARAQATAAAAVGRAAMHPPAPAGAAGPTLDRSPAALRLRATDASTSRGAEAATRESDMNIERIVRVLQTQIDRNRSTTVIRLDPPELGMIRLRLDLRNDALSLRIESQSDVAHRLLRSELDALRSSLDAAGIHLQQVELRALSHSAAGGGEHWAPTEHRHGWQDSAGQAQQQAGGREQGGDPTAGHEPAESHARMASATPPEAELEPAADVRAAVKARRGTSAPHVNVLA; via the coding sequence ATGGTCGAGTCGCACGTGGCGGCGCTGGCCGCCGGGGCGCGCCGCGAGGCGGCGGGCGCAGGGTTCCTTCCGTTTCTGGATGGCGTCGCGCCGTCGTCGCGCGCCGCGGCCGATGAGCGCGCCGCACGAGACGAGGACGAACACCGCCGCCAACGGCGCAGCGACGACGAGCGGCGGGCCGGCGCGGCCGCACAGGCCCTCGCGCCGCCGACGCATTCGCAGATTGTCGGCGAACAGGAACGCACGCTGGCGCCCGGCTCGCGGGCCGCGGCGCGACTGGAGCGGAACGCCCAGGCCGCGCTCGACCGGCAGGAGCACGGGCAGGCGTTCCAGAAAGCACTTCAAGACGCGGCCGCTCAAGCACGCGATCGCCAATCAGCCGCCGGGTCGGCGACGCCATCCGAGGCGGCGTCCGGCGAGCGGGATTCGACGACGATTCAGAAAACGAACGCTCCGGCGGCGGAACAGGTGGCGATCGCTCCACGGACTGGAGCGGTGAAATCGTCCGCCAATGGCGAGGCGAGCCCGTCGGTTGCGTCAGCGGCGCGCCCGGTCGCGGAATCCATGGGCGGAGCGCCTCGACCGCAGCCGCACCAGCTCAATTGCGCCACACAAGCAACGGCTTCGCCGGTCGCACCGATATCACGGCCGCCGGTGGATGCGACAGTAGTGGCCCCGTTGCCGTCCGGTTCCCCCGTCGCGCGGGCGCAGGCAACCGCAGCGGCGGCCGTCGGCCGCGCGGCGATGCATCCGCCGGCGCCAGCAGGCGCGGCGGGGCCGACGCTTGATCGCAGTCCCGCCGCGCTTCGTCTGCGAGCGACGGACGCTTCGACGTCGCGCGGGGCGGAGGCTGCGACGCGCGAAAGCGACATGAATATCGAGCGGATCGTGCGCGTGCTGCAGACGCAGATCGACCGAAATCGCTCGACGACGGTGATTCGCCTCGACCCGCCGGAACTCGGCATGATCCGCCTGCGATTGGACTTGCGCAACGACGCGCTGTCGCTGCGAATCGAATCACAGAGCGATGTGGCACACCGATTGCTCCGCTCGGAACTGGATGCGCTGCGCAGCAGTCTCGATGCCGCCGGAATTCACTTGCAGCAGGTGGAGCTCAGAGCGCTGAGCCACTCGGCTGCAGGCGGCGGCGAGCACTGGGCGCCGACCGAACACCGCCACGGATGGCAGGACTCGGCCGGTCAGGCGCAGCAGCAAGCCGGCGGTCGCGAGCAAGGAGGCGACCCGACCGCGGGGCACGAGCCGGCGGAATCGCACGCGCGAATGGCGTCCGCCACGCCGCCGGAGGCTGAACTTGAGCCGGCGGCCGATGTGCGAGCGGCGGTGAAGGCGAGGCGCGGTACATCGGCGCCGCACGTGAATGTGCTGGCGTAG
- the fliF gene encoding Flagellar M-ring protein, with protein MDFLQGLLTRIGAQLRGMSASQKVALLLGALLVAGSLGWLAQWAAAPEMVALLDQPLSAQELARVKAGLDLMNEPARISGQQVLVRGTANRPALLAQLQLQDNLPSDTSAGFDALVKESNPWISQAEHDRRWTVALQSEIEQVLRQFSGVKAARVFVDMGMQRRGFTKDAPLSSASVTLIMKSGEQVSRDLALAAARTVSGAVRGLPLRNVQVVDGSGVVALDWEQGESGGGGLHRERVKQEKLIEEKIRGLLAADPRVRVNVRVELDLASRAKESRTLTDPVEVSNETTEENSARLRRSGQPGVEPNTAVSVSGGGADETQIRSTNRVQSQTGFTHTTETTPGGEIQSSFAAINLSYSYLESIYRRLNPGTDPAPPAKIQDIFDQEKSRVVALVAKLLKPAEDSKDEDQVAVSWYYDAPESAGPPQAGSSLDTALDVTRRYGPQAGLGLLALLSLGLMLRMARSSATGDSFGIELGLPQEAIEAAKQAADDAASAAGRRTPVTGGRGAGSGRARGGAGDAAPAMAIPVAGQAAAAEGVLVAQEVNEHTVQTRKMLEQVSDVAAGDASSVATLMEQWIRRTESSRR; from the coding sequence ATGGATTTCCTGCAGGGTCTGTTGACGCGCATCGGGGCGCAGCTTCGCGGCATGAGCGCGTCGCAGAAAGTGGCGCTGCTGCTGGGGGCGCTGCTGGTGGCCGGTTCGCTCGGCTGGCTGGCGCAATGGGCCGCCGCCCCGGAGATGGTCGCGCTGCTGGACCAGCCGCTGTCGGCGCAGGAGCTGGCGCGGGTGAAGGCGGGGCTGGACCTGATGAACGAGCCGGCCCGCATCTCGGGGCAGCAGGTGCTGGTGCGCGGCACGGCGAATCGCCCGGCGCTACTCGCGCAACTTCAGCTTCAGGACAATCTACCCTCGGACACCAGCGCCGGCTTTGACGCGCTGGTGAAGGAATCCAACCCCTGGATTTCACAGGCGGAGCACGACCGGCGCTGGACGGTGGCGCTGCAGAGCGAGATTGAGCAGGTGCTCAGGCAGTTCAGCGGCGTCAAGGCGGCGCGGGTGTTCGTCGACATGGGGATGCAGCGGCGCGGGTTTACCAAGGATGCGCCGCTGTCGTCGGCCAGCGTCACACTGATCATGAAGAGCGGAGAGCAGGTCTCGCGCGACCTGGCGCTGGCCGCCGCCCGCACGGTCTCCGGGGCCGTGCGCGGGCTGCCGCTGCGAAATGTGCAGGTGGTGGACGGCAGCGGCGTGGTGGCGCTCGACTGGGAGCAGGGTGAATCGGGCGGCGGCGGGCTGCACCGCGAGCGCGTCAAACAGGAAAAGCTGATCGAGGAGAAAATCCGCGGATTGCTGGCAGCCGACCCGCGTGTGCGCGTAAACGTCCGCGTCGAGCTCGACCTGGCCAGCCGCGCGAAGGAATCGCGAACGCTGACCGACCCGGTCGAAGTCTCCAACGAGACTACCGAGGAGAACTCGGCCCGCCTGCGGCGCAGCGGCCAGCCGGGGGTGGAGCCGAACACCGCTGTTTCGGTCAGCGGCGGCGGCGCGGATGAGACCCAGATTCGCTCGACCAATCGCGTGCAGAGCCAGACGGGATTCACGCACACGACGGAAACGACGCCGGGCGGGGAGATTCAGTCCAGCTTTGCGGCGATCAACCTGTCGTACTCATATCTGGAGAGCATCTACCGCCGATTGAACCCCGGGACCGATCCGGCGCCGCCGGCGAAGATTCAGGACATCTTCGATCAGGAGAAATCGCGGGTGGTGGCGCTGGTCGCCAAGCTGTTGAAACCGGCCGAGGACTCGAAGGACGAGGATCAGGTCGCGGTGAGCTGGTACTACGACGCACCGGAATCGGCCGGCCCTCCGCAGGCGGGCAGTTCGCTCGACACAGCGCTGGACGTGACCCGTCGCTACGGGCCGCAGGCCGGTCTGGGCCTGCTCGCGCTGCTCTCGCTGGGGCTGATGCTGCGCATGGCTCGCTCCAGCGCGACGGGCGACTCGTTCGGCATCGAGCTGGGCCTGCCGCAGGAAGCGATCGAGGCGGCCAAGCAGGCGGCGGACGACGCGGCATCGGCCGCGGGCCGGCGAACGCCGGTCACCGGCGGCCGCGGCGCGGGCAGCGGGCGGGCCCGTGGCGGCGCAGGTGACGCGGCCCCGGCCATGGCCATCCCGGTCGCCGGGCAGGCGGCCGCGGCCGAGGGTGTGCTTGTCGCGCAGGAGGTCAACGAGCACACCGTCCAGACGCGCAAGATGCTGGAGCAGGTCTCGGATGTGGCCGCCGGCGACGCCTCCAGCGTGGCGACGCTGATGGAGCAGTGGATACGCCGGACGGAATCGAGCCGCCGGTGA
- the flgE gene encoding Flagellar hook protein FlgE has translation MGLTTAMYSALSGMNANQTRIDTIGNNIANVNTTAFKGSRTLFATQFSQSFSLGTQPSETSGGTNPMQVGLGTLVASTTRNSGNGSIETTGINSDLAIDGNGMFILRRPAGQQVFTRDGSFTLNSANQLVTQNGDFVQGFGVDGSFNVVPNVLADLTIPVGAVSIARATSNVTIDGDLSAAGAIATQSSESATQPLVAGGGAAATATTALTDLRSGAAAATPLFAAASSITVRGVSKGQRELPPQTFVVGTDGSTLGDFASWLQTRLGIQTGTGLPGTPGVTVENGRLVIRGNAGETNAIELDAGDITSDNPAVGVPFQFTQNAAGNGSGAYTAFTVYDSLGTPVQVNVTFALESTPTTGPVWRFYAESPDNGATRALGTGTLAFDNQGNLLSVAGNQVSVDRSASGATSPLAFTLDFAGVNGLSTATSNVIAGEQDGFPPGTLTGWSVGNDGTITGSFSNGLARTLGQVAMARFSNPAGLVAESKNIFTTGANSGNPQIVAPGSFGSGQIISGALELSNVDLSAEFIGLITSSTGFQASSRVISTANELLNQLLLILR, from the coding sequence ATGGGCCTCACCACCGCCATGTACTCCGCTCTGAGCGGAATGAACGCCAACCAGACGCGGATCGACACGATCGGCAACAACATCGCCAACGTGAACACGACCGCGTTCAAGGGCTCGCGCACGCTCTTCGCGACGCAATTCTCGCAGTCCTTCAGCCTCGGCACGCAGCCCAGCGAGACCAGCGGCGGCACCAATCCGATGCAGGTCGGGCTGGGCACGCTGGTCGCCTCCACCACGCGCAACAGCGGCAACGGCTCGATCGAAACCACCGGCATCAACAGCGACCTGGCGATTGACGGCAACGGGATGTTCATTCTGCGCCGTCCCGCCGGCCAGCAGGTCTTCACGCGCGACGGCTCGTTCACGCTCAACTCCGCCAATCAGCTCGTGACGCAGAACGGGGATTTCGTGCAGGGCTTCGGCGTCGACGGCAGCTTCAACGTCGTGCCGAACGTGCTGGCGGACCTGACGATTCCGGTCGGCGCGGTCAGCATCGCGCGGGCCACGTCCAACGTCACGATCGACGGCGACCTGAGCGCCGCCGGCGCCATCGCCACGCAGAGCTCCGAGTCCGCCACGCAGCCGCTGGTCGCCGGCGGCGGGGCGGCGGCGACGGCAACCACCGCCCTGACGGACCTCCGCTCCGGCGCGGCCGCCGCCACGCCGCTGTTTGCCGCCGCCTCCAGCATTACGGTCCGCGGCGTCAGCAAGGGGCAGCGCGAGCTTCCGCCGCAGACGTTCGTCGTTGGAACAGACGGCAGCACGCTGGGCGATTTCGCGAGTTGGCTCCAGACGCGGCTGGGAATTCAGACCGGAACCGGGTTGCCGGGCACGCCGGGCGTAACCGTTGAGAACGGTCGGCTGGTCATCCGCGGCAACGCCGGCGAGACCAACGCCATCGAGCTTGACGCGGGCGATATCACCAGCGACAACCCGGCGGTAGGCGTGCCCTTCCAGTTCACGCAGAATGCCGCCGGCAACGGCTCGGGCGCGTATACCGCGTTCACGGTGTACGACTCGCTTGGCACGCCGGTGCAGGTGAACGTGACGTTCGCGCTGGAGTCGACGCCGACGACCGGGCCGGTGTGGCGTTTTTACGCCGAGTCGCCGGACAACGGGGCGACGCGGGCGCTGGGCACCGGCACGCTGGCATTCGACAACCAGGGCAACCTGCTGAGCGTGGCGGGCAACCAGGTTTCGGTGGATCGCAGCGCGTCGGGGGCCACGAGTCCGCTGGCGTTCACGCTCGACTTCGCGGGTGTGAACGGCCTCTCGACGGCGACCTCGAACGTCATCGCCGGCGAGCAGGATGGCTTCCCGCCCGGGACGCTGACCGGCTGGTCCGTCGGGAATGACGGGACCATTACGGGCTCGTTCAGCAACGGCCTGGCCCGGACGCTGGGGCAGGTGGCGATGGCGCGTTTCTCGAACCCCGCCGGGCTGGTGGCCGAATCGAAAAACATCTTCACGACCGGGGCGAACTCGGGCAATCCGCAGATCGTCGCGCCCGGCTCCTTTGGCAGCGGCCAGATCATCAGCGGCGCGCTGGAGTTGTCGAATGTGGACCTCTCGGCCGAGTTCATCGGGCTGATCACGTCCAGCACCGGCTTCCAGGCGTCGAGCCGCGTCATTAGCACCGCGAATGAGTTGCTGAATCAGTTGCTGCTCATTCTGCGCTAA
- a CDS encoding flagellar biosynthesis chaperone: protein MRRFAFRLETLLRVRRLREQEIKRRFGMKLAEIARVDGDNLATSREIEAQQQALRRRQSETNVDPSDLARGRAWIAHLRKTIVQRRILRQSLTQELEAIRTDLRRAQTDTKSLEKLRERRHGEYQDARERREQATIDEVAQQLYVRIGVQSSE, encoded by the coding sequence ATGAGGCGATTCGCATTCAGACTGGAGACGCTCCTGCGCGTCCGTCGCCTGCGCGAGCAGGAGATCAAGCGGCGATTCGGCATGAAGCTCGCCGAGATTGCCCGCGTGGATGGCGACAACCTCGCCACGTCGCGGGAAATCGAAGCTCAGCAGCAGGCGCTCCGCCGGCGGCAGTCCGAGACAAACGTCGACCCGTCGGACCTGGCCCGCGGACGCGCATGGATCGCGCATCTGCGCAAGACCATCGTGCAGCGGCGCATCTTGCGCCAGTCGCTGACTCAGGAGCTGGAGGCGATTCGCACGGACCTGCGAAGGGCCCAAACGGACACGAAATCGCTGGAAAAGCTGAGGGAACGGCGGCACGGCGAATATCAAGACGCCCGTGAGCGGCGCGAACAGGCGACGATCGACGAAGTGGCACAGCAATTGTATGTGAGAATCGGAGTTCAGAGTTCAGAGTAG
- the fliG gene encoding Flagellar motor switch protein FliG gives MADMRLSERTSSETLDALSGAKKAAILLLALSQDTAAALMKGLSRERVEELSREIAGMTDVSPELRQGVIMEFYNLVLARQYAESGGMDLARSLLQKTLPTDEAKRIIATIEHQVHEQPFSFLQKTGKENLVTFLQEEHPQTVALVLSHLPPSMAAEILVALPADRQVEVVTRIAKMDQTSPEVIKEVERGLEKRLAGLMHARFERVGGVTAVAEVLNLAGRAAEKHIMEGLETDDPQLVEEIRRLMFVFDDIRLVNDKGIQAVLKEVDNNELAVALRTASDELKEKIFKNMSERAAQLIREEMEFMGPIRVTDVEAAQQRVVDIVRRLEDAGEVVIQGKGGEKDLLV, from the coding sequence ATGGCCGACATGCGACTGAGCGAAAGGACGAGTTCCGAAACGCTGGACGCGCTTTCCGGCGCGAAAAAGGCCGCCATCCTGCTGCTCGCGCTGAGTCAGGACACCGCGGCGGCGCTGATGAAGGGGTTGTCGCGCGAGCGCGTGGAGGAGCTGTCGCGCGAAATTGCCGGCATGACCGACGTTTCGCCCGAGCTGCGCCAGGGGGTGATCATGGAGTTCTATAACCTGGTGCTGGCACGGCAGTACGCCGAGAGCGGCGGCATGGACCTGGCCCGCTCGCTGTTGCAGAAGACGCTGCCGACCGACGAGGCCAAGCGCATCATCGCGACGATCGAGCACCAGGTTCACGAGCAGCCGTTCAGCTTTCTGCAGAAAACCGGCAAAGAGAACCTGGTGACGTTCCTTCAGGAGGAGCATCCGCAGACCGTGGCGCTGGTGCTGTCGCACCTGCCGCCCAGCATGGCGGCGGAGATCCTCGTCGCGCTGCCGGCGGACCGGCAGGTCGAGGTCGTGACGCGCATCGCCAAGATGGATCAGACCAGCCCCGAAGTGATCAAGGAAGTCGAGCGCGGACTGGAGAAACGCCTGGCGGGACTGATGCACGCGCGCTTCGAGCGCGTCGGCGGCGTCACCGCCGTGGCCGAGGTGCTGAACCTGGCGGGCCGGGCGGCGGAAAAACACATCATGGAAGGGCTGGAGACGGACGACCCGCAACTGGTCGAGGAAATTCGGCGGCTGATGTTCGTGTTCGACGACATCCGGCTGGTGAACGACAAGGGCATCCAGGCGGTGCTGAAGGAAGTGGACAACAACGAGCTCGCGGTGGCGTTGCGAACCGCGAGCGACGAGCTGAAAGAGAAGATCTTCAAGAACATGTCGGAGCGCGCCGCGCAGCTCATCCGCGAAGAGATGGAGTTCATGGGACCGATCCGCGTCACGGACGTCGAGGCCGCGCAGCAGCGGGTGGTCGATATCGTGCGGCGGCTGGAAGACGCCGGCGAAGTCGTCATCCAGGGTAAGGGAGGAGAAAAGGACCTGCTGGTGTAG
- the fliI gene encoding Flagellum-specific ATP synthase, translating to MTRGATPHTLFGLLRDEVRSALSERLRGRICASRGLSATAVGLPAPVGARCVVQTRRDGAVDAEVVALSGGETVLSFLGHATGIAPDDAVECRSGPLRVPVGFDLLGRIIDGQGRALDGRPAPLLNVRYPLSRAAPGPLERRSIDEPLGLGIRAIDGLLTAGRGQRLGVFAGTGVGKSVLMGMMCRHTQADVNVVALIGERGREVRDFVEGQLGDAGLARSVVVVCTSDEAAALRVRACMHATAIAEYFRDQGLNVLLMMDSLTRMAMAQRQVGLAAGEPPTQKGYPPSVYAMLPWLLERAGRTQHGSITGIYTVLVDGDDIDEPLADAVRGILDGHIWLSRGLANRGHYPAVDVLNSISRVAPDVQSEAQARAARRVRQVLATWKDIEDLVSIGAYVPGTNAAYDTAVQTREVVTAFLTQDRDAHETHEQSVAALLALGELIEKTQAAGKR from the coding sequence GTGACCCGCGGCGCGACTCCGCACACGCTGTTCGGGCTGCTGCGCGACGAGGTTCGCTCGGCGCTGAGCGAGCGCCTCCGCGGCCGCATCTGCGCCAGCCGCGGGCTATCGGCGACGGCAGTTGGATTGCCGGCGCCGGTCGGAGCGCGCTGCGTGGTGCAGACGCGCCGCGACGGCGCGGTCGACGCGGAGGTTGTCGCGCTCAGCGGCGGCGAGACGGTGCTTTCGTTTCTGGGACATGCAACCGGAATCGCGCCGGACGACGCCGTCGAATGCCGCTCCGGGCCGCTGCGCGTTCCGGTCGGTTTTGACCTGCTGGGGCGGATCATCGATGGACAGGGCCGGGCGCTTGACGGGCGGCCGGCGCCGTTGCTGAACGTGCGCTACCCGCTGTCACGGGCCGCGCCCGGTCCGCTGGAGCGGCGCAGCATTGACGAGCCGCTCGGGCTGGGCATCCGCGCCATCGACGGGCTGCTGACGGCCGGCCGCGGGCAGCGGCTGGGCGTCTTCGCGGGCACGGGCGTCGGCAAGAGCGTGCTGATGGGGATGATGTGCCGGCACACGCAGGCGGACGTGAACGTGGTGGCGCTGATCGGCGAGCGCGGCCGCGAAGTGCGCGACTTCGTCGAGGGGCAGCTCGGCGACGCGGGACTGGCGCGGAGCGTCGTGGTTGTGTGCACGTCTGACGAAGCCGCCGCGCTGCGCGTGCGGGCCTGCATGCATGCGACCGCGATCGCCGAGTATTTCCGCGACCAGGGGCTGAACGTACTGCTGATGATGGACTCGCTGACGCGCATGGCGATGGCCCAGCGGCAAGTGGGGCTGGCCGCGGGCGAGCCGCCCACGCAGAAGGGCTACCCGCCCAGCGTCTACGCCATGCTGCCGTGGCTGCTGGAGCGCGCCGGACGCACGCAGCACGGCAGCATCACGGGCATCTACACGGTCCTGGTGGACGGCGACGACATCGACGAGCCGCTGGCCGACGCGGTGCGCGGCATTCTGGACGGACACATCTGGCTCTCGCGCGGGTTGGCCAATCGCGGGCACTACCCGGCCGTTGACGTGCTCAACAGCATCAGCCGCGTGGCGCCGGATGTGCAGAGCGAAGCGCAGGCGCGGGCGGCGAGGCGCGTGCGGCAGGTGCTGGCGACGTGGAAGGACATCGAGGACCTGGTCAGCATCGGCGCGTACGTGCCGGGAACGAACGCGGCCTACGACACGGCCGTGCAGACGCGCGAGGTCGTGACGGCGTTCCTGACGCAGGACCGCGACGCGCACGAGACGCATGAGCAATCGGTGGCGGCGCTGCTGGCGCTGGGTGAGCTGATCGAAAAGACGCAGGCGGCTGGAAAGAGGTAG
- a CDS encoding flagellar assembly protein H, which translates to MAGILRHGTYKAASAFSFESVESQADRIVADARVRAARLLEEAAERARAEFAAQRERLFAQGVADGRAAGIEQIHQEARQAVFGEMRASVAQLAATLQTLIQSIEQRKHRLLAEAETGLIELALEIARRVCKSSALQSTDAAVENVRCALGLVRHAADVEVLLCPEEHALLAEFAPEFAAGVQRLQHVRFGVSPEATRGGCIVRTIDGEIDATFETQLQRLADLLVCDAAGRQERE; encoded by the coding sequence ATGGCCGGGATTCTGCGACACGGAACGTACAAGGCTGCTTCCGCGTTTTCGTTTGAGAGCGTTGAGTCGCAGGCCGACCGCATCGTGGCCGATGCCAGGGTCCGCGCGGCCCGGCTCCTGGAAGAAGCCGCGGAGCGGGCGCGGGCCGAGTTTGCGGCGCAGCGAGAGCGGCTCTTCGCCCAGGGCGTCGCCGACGGGCGCGCGGCGGGGATCGAACAGATTCACCAGGAAGCGCGGCAGGCGGTTTTCGGCGAGATGCGCGCTTCCGTGGCGCAGCTCGCCGCGACGCTGCAAACGCTGATTCAGTCCATCGAGCAGCGAAAGCACCGGCTGCTGGCGGAGGCCGAGACCGGGCTGATCGAGCTGGCGCTGGAGATCGCGCGGCGCGTCTGCAAGAGCAGCGCGCTGCAATCGACGGACGCGGCGGTCGAAAACGTGCGCTGCGCCCTGGGGCTGGTGCGGCACGCGGCGGACGTCGAAGTGCTGCTCTGCCCGGAAGAGCATGCCCTGCTGGCCGAGTTTGCGCCGGAGTTCGCGGCCGGCGTCCAGCGGCTGCAGCACGTGCGTTTCGGGGTCAGTCCGGAAGCGACGCGCGGCGGATGCATCGTTCGCACGATCGACGGCGAGATCGACGCCACCTTTGAAACACAGCTTCAGCGGCTGGCGGACCTGCTCGTCTGCGACGCCGCCGGGCGCCAGGAGCGCGAGTGA
- a CDS encoding flagellar basal body rod modification protein, producing the protein MTPAAVDSHGTQAAGATPDRGLGAMRSEDFFKIMITELQQQDPLAPSSTKDMINQVSQIRSIELSKDLSRTLDKLSRQQKTAGLSDLIGKFVTAQVTGADGSKTEVAGVVTGVRFGPDGAAVLELDSGQTVSATDVTKITTPQQADSLLAGLGLGPDSAAAKPKAQQKPKSGSFLAGLLGA; encoded by the coding sequence ATGACCCCCGCAGCAGTTGACTCGCACGGAACTCAGGCGGCCGGCGCGACGCCCGATCGCGGCCTGGGCGCGATGCGCAGCGAGGATTTTTTCAAGATCATGATTACGGAACTTCAGCAGCAGGACCCGCTGGCGCCGTCGTCCACCAAGGACATGATCAACCAGGTCTCGCAGATTCGCAGCATTGAGCTGAGCAAGGACCTGAGCAGGACGCTCGACAAGCTCTCGCGCCAGCAGAAGACCGCCGGCCTGAGCGACCTGATCGGCAAGTTCGTTACCGCCCAGGTCACGGGCGCCGACGGCTCGAAGACCGAGGTGGCCGGCGTCGTGACCGGCGTGCGCTTCGGCCCCGACGGCGCCGCGGTGCTCGAGCTGGACAGCGGCCAGACCGTGTCCGCGACGGACGTGACCAAAATCACGACGCCCCAGCAGGCGGATTCGCTGCTGGCGGGTTTGGGCCTCGGCCCAGACAGCGCGGCGGCCAAGCCGAAGGCGCAGCAGAAGCCGAAGTCCGGCTCGTTTCTGGCCGGGCTGCTTGGAGCCTAG
- a CDS encoding Carboxymuconolactone decarboxylase family protein, whose product MSTRLSEFRAFREKMNARILAQQNLPINRFFTLDTKAYEAGKLDALTKEFAGLSASLVLRCDDCIAYHVIRCKELGATDDQLWEILNVGLIVGGSIVIPHLRRAAALLDELNGEAKTSE is encoded by the coding sequence ATGAGCACGCGCCTGTCCGAGTTTCGCGCGTTCCGCGAGAAGATGAACGCCCGCATCCTGGCCCAGCAGAATCTGCCCATCAATCGCTTCTTTACGCTTGACACCAAGGCCTATGAAGCCGGGAAACTGGACGCCCTGACCAAGGAGTTCGCCGGGTTGTCGGCCTCGCTGGTGCTGCGCTGCGACGACTGCATCGCCTATCACGTGATCCGCTGCAAGGAACTGGGCGCCACCGACGATCAGCTCTGGGAAATCCTGAACGTCGGGTTGATCGTCGGCGGGTCGATCGTGATCCCCCACCTGCGACGGGCGGCGGCGCTGCTGGATGAGTTGAACGGGGAAGCGAAGACCAGTGAGTGA